From Leptospira meyeri:
ATTCCATCGGAGACTCCATTTTGATTCAAATCAATAGTGGCACCAGGTTTTAAGTTTGCCGAATTTCCTGAGGAACCTCCACCTAAACCTAATAAAATAGACTCCATTCCTGATTTTTTGTCTTCCCCAGGCAATAATATACATTGGGTTAGAATCAGAATGGAAATAAACATTGGAGTTAGGTGGTTTTTTTTCATATGGCGTTTCACTTGTTAGACGATAACCACATACGAAAGAAATTTATTAACTTGTCAATAGGAAATTAGCCGGTTGGTACTCATTCTTTTTACGATTTGCTTTTAGCAAATTTGCGTATTCCCTCTAGAAAATGGAGGATTACTTCCTGTATTTAGGTTTTCGTTTTCCGTAATGATTGCATATACAATACGTTTGTCCCGATTGTTAAATCTGTGAGACTTTGCAATCGAGACTACTTGCACCAAGCAGTGTTTTGATATAAACCAGGATTTTCTTAATCTTTTTTATTTTGATTCTTCCGAATCATCTTTTAAGTATAAATAACGTTCTGCTATAAAGGTTCCAAAAGGAAGAACGGAGGCAAGCGCCGCTAAAAAAGTTTTTTTCAGCTTCCAACCTAACTCCACTTTTACTTGGAATAGTTCCACCAAATACAAAAGAAATAATAACCCGTGGATGAGCCCAACGACCTTATTCGGTTCTGGATTTTGATACAGATATTTGAGAGGCATAGTCACAAAGAGAATCGTGAGAAATGAAAGGCCTTCCAAAAAAGCCAAAATGCGAAATCTTCCTAATTTTGTTTGGAGTAAATGATACAAAGGTAAATCCTTTAAAGTTCGGTATTTTCCAGGTTCTTGACTTTCTTTGGATTCGTCCTTACTTTCTTCAGTGACTTACCATTCCCTTTGGGTTTCCTTTTGCCTTTTTTTTAGTCAAAATGATGGGTTTATTGGGAAATGACTCCTTCTCCTTTGGTTCGGATATAGAATTAGTCGACAATTGTTCGGGATTGACATTTCGAACGAAGCCATTACAATCTGAAAGATGCAGTTTCGAATTTCACTAATTGTTCTCTTTTGTTTCACGTTTTCTCTCCATTCTGAAGAGAAACCAGTCTATTCTGCCGCGATGGCAAAAAAAGACATCACAGGTCCATCTGTTGGTGTTATGTTTTGGGGTTATGCGAGAGAGGACCAAACTGGACTTGGGATTCATACAAGGCAGTATGCTCGTTCCCTTGTCATTCGAGACCAAAGTTCCAAAAAACTTTTGGCTTATGTTACTGCGGAGGTGGGAGGAATACCTTTCGAAATCCAAAGAGATGTTGTGAAAAGACTTCAGCTAGAGTTAGATCCATCATTTAACTATGGCAATGTGTTAATCAATGCATCTCATACACACAGTGGTCCTGCGGGACATTTTCATTATTCCGAAGTTTCTTTTTATTCAAAAGAATTCTATTCAGAATCTTATGCGGTTCTTAGAGATGGAATTTTTGAATCAATTAAAGAAGCTTATCAAAAATTAAAACCTGCTGAATTGATCGTCGGAAAGGCCATGGTGAAGGAAGCAGGGGTCAATCGGAGTCTTTCGGCATATCTTGCCAACCCAGAATTAGAAAGAAAAACCTACTCGGACAACATTGATCGGGAAATGCTCCAACTAACAGTATCTATATCTGGAGTTCCAATTGGTTTTGTCAATTGGTATGGCGTACATCCAACTAATATTACTTTTGACAATCGTCTTATTTCTTCAGATAATAAGGGGATTGCATCTTTACTTGCAGAGTCAGAAGCCAAAAAACAAGGTTTAAACGATTTTGTTGCGATTTTTGCTCAAGCAAACGAAGGCGATGTCTCTCCCAATCTTAATTTAAACAACACCGGTCCAGGAAAGGACATGTATGACAGTAGTTTTATCATCGGCAAAAGACAATTTTTAGCTAGTCAAGAGATCTTAAAATCAGAACGCAAACGGTTGTCAGGTGGAATTTCTTTTACACAACGATTTATTGATATGAGTAAACACCCTGTCAGTAGTGAATTTTCTGGAACAGGTAAAACAGAAACCACATGTCCTTCTGCATATGGATATTCATTTGCTGCTGGTTCTACGGAAGAAGGAGGAGGTCATTGGTTGTTCCACGAAGGTATGACAAACCAAAATCGTAGATTTTATATTGATTGGATTGCAAAGTTTATGTTGCAGTCTCCGTCTCAAGAGTTAAGAGAATGCCAAAATCCGAAAGCAGTCCTATTCCCTATGGGAGAGACAAAACCTATTCCGAGTCTTCCGCAAATTTTACCTTATGGCCTCGCAGTTGTTGGAAATTTAACGATTCTTGTTTTGCCACATGAAGTCACAACAATGTCGAGTCGAAGATTAAAAAAAGAAGTTCAGTCTATATTAAAAGATCAATCTTCAGAAATTGTATTGTCTGGGCTAACTAACGATTTTTCTGGATACATCACAACACCGGAAGAATATTCTACGCAAAATTATGAAGGTGGTCATACCTTACACGGACCACAAAGTTTAAACGCCTTAAGGCAAGAGTTTCATAAAATGTCATTGGAGTTAAAAAGTGGTTCACCCGTTCCTACGACTACTGTTATGCCTTTGGATTTGTCCGATCGAATTCATCCTTTGAAAATTCCTTCTGCTGACGTGATTTCAAATAAACCTCAAAATATCATTCAACCTAATGCGGAGACATATAAAAAAGGAGAAGTCATCTCTTGTCGAGTGGCTTCTGCACATCCCAATGTTGGTTATCCAAAAGTTTTTTCTTATCTTTGGGTTGAAGCTCTAGATGGAGGTAATTGGAAACCGATTCGGTCTGATGCAGATTTTGATACTAAATTTATTTATCAAAAACGAGGCCTTTGGGGCAAAAGTGAAGAAAGTTTAGAATTAATTTGGGAAACAGGTGCTGAAACCAAATCTGGTGAATACCGATTGGTTCACGAAGGAATGTATCTCAGTGCAGATGGTAAAAAAAA
This genomic window contains:
- a CDS encoding DUF3817 domain-containing protein, producing MYHLLQTKLGRFRILAFLEGLSFLTILFVTMPLKYLYQNPEPNKVVGLIHGLLFLLYLVELFQVKVELGWKLKKTFLAALASVLPFGTFIAERYLYLKDDSEESK
- a CDS encoding neutral/alkaline non-lysosomal ceramidase N-terminal domain-containing protein, with translation MQFRISLIVLFCFTFSLHSEEKPVYSAAMAKKDITGPSVGVMFWGYAREDQTGLGIHTRQYARSLVIRDQSSKKLLAYVTAEVGGIPFEIQRDVVKRLQLELDPSFNYGNVLINASHTHSGPAGHFHYSEVSFYSKEFYSESYAVLRDGIFESIKEAYQKLKPAELIVGKAMVKEAGVNRSLSAYLANPELERKTYSDNIDREMLQLTVSISGVPIGFVNWYGVHPTNITFDNRLISSDNKGIASLLAESEAKKQGLNDFVAIFAQANEGDVSPNLNLNNTGPGKDMYDSSFIIGKRQFLASQEILKSERKRLSGGISFTQRFIDMSKHPVSSEFSGTGKTETTCPSAYGYSFAAGSTEEGGGHWLFHEGMTNQNRRFYIDWIAKFMLQSPSQELRECQNPKAVLFPMGETKPIPSLPQILPYGLAVVGNLTILVLPHEVTTMSSRRLKKEVQSILKDQSSEIVLSGLTNDFSGYITTPEEYSTQNYEGGHTLHGPQSLNALRQEFHKMSLELKSGSPVPTTTVMPLDLSDRIHPLKIPSADVISNKPQNIIQPNAETYKKGEVISCRVASAHPNVGYPKVFSYLWVEALDGGNWKPIRSDADFDTKFIYQKRGLWGKSEESLELIWETGAETKSGEYRLVHEGMYLSADGKKNQYRIECPNFRIGEGRI